One genomic segment of Catalinimonas alkaloidigena includes these proteins:
- the dapF gene encoding diaminopimelate epimerase, with protein MNTMHFYKYQGTGNDFVMIDNREGKFPQHDEKLIQRLCHRKFGIGADGLILLQDHDEYDFEMIYYNADATTSMCGNGSRCAVHLAHHLGMIGKHSQFYAEDGFHEARIEGEQIHIRMVDVVGIEEVESGYFMNTGTRHYVRFVEDLTDYDVMGVGKKIRYHEAFVPQGTNASFVEMKGDEVHMRIYEKGVENETLSSGTGVTAVALTVAKVKGLASPITINTQGGILQVSFRQLKDNFYTDIYMIGPAVMVFEGTVFV; from the coding sequence ATGAATACAATGCATTTTTATAAATATCAGGGTACTGGTAATGACTTTGTGATGATAGACAATCGGGAAGGAAAATTTCCGCAACATGATGAAAAGCTGATTCAGAGACTCTGCCATCGTAAATTCGGTATAGGTGCTGATGGCCTGATACTCTTACAGGACCATGATGAATATGATTTTGAGATGATTTACTACAATGCTGATGCGACCACCAGTATGTGTGGGAATGGCAGCCGTTGCGCGGTTCATCTGGCACATCATCTGGGTATGATCGGTAAGCATTCACAGTTTTATGCTGAAGACGGCTTCCACGAGGCCCGGATTGAAGGCGAGCAGATTCACATTCGCATGGTGGATGTAGTAGGTATTGAGGAGGTTGAAAGCGGCTACTTTATGAATACAGGCACGCGCCATTATGTCAGGTTTGTAGAAGATCTGACAGATTATGATGTGATGGGTGTAGGAAAAAAAATCCGTTATCATGAAGCATTTGTGCCTCAGGGTACCAATGCCAGTTTTGTAGAAATGAAAGGCGATGAGGTTCATATGCGTATATATGAGAAAGGAGTAGAAAACGAGACTTTGTCCTCAGGAACAGGTGTAACCGCAGTTGCGCTCACGGTAGCGAAAGTCAAAGGACTTGCCAGCCCCATAACAATTAATACCCAGGGAGGAATTCTTCAGGTATCGTTCCGACAGCTGAAAGACAATTTTTATACAGATATATATATGATTGGGCCTGCTGTCATGGTTTTTGAGGGCACTGTTTTTGTGTAA
- a CDS encoding nuclear transport factor 2 family protein, with translation MKHIQYLFVLPFLLLMACGPSEEEKFEQQVRSRAIEYFSTYQKREDWNKFLSFYHPKVTFTDAALKTRTRGLEDFKEFYNWPDSNFQKISPAQKHLELQDIITQDSLVVARGHFNPFYWHGEKQEWTGGFTIWLYFDKDLKIRHQVDYIQYPASVILSARR, from the coding sequence ATGAAGCATATCCAGTATTTATTTGTATTGCCTTTCCTCTTGTTGATGGCTTGTGGCCCTAGTGAAGAAGAAAAATTTGAGCAGCAGGTAAGAAGCCGCGCCATTGAATATTTTTCTACTTATCAAAAAAGAGAAGATTGGAATAAATTTCTATCTTTTTACCATCCAAAAGTTACTTTTACTGACGCTGCCCTCAAGACCCGTACAAGAGGCCTGGAAGATTTTAAAGAATTCTACAACTGGCCCGACTCAAATTTTCAGAAGATAAGTCCCGCTCAGAAACATCTGGAATTACAGGATATCATCACTCAGGATAGTCTGGTAGTAGCTCGGGGACACTTCAATCCTTTTTACTGGCATGGCGAAAAGCAGGAGTGGACAGGAGGCTTTACCATCTGGCTCTACTTTGACAAAGATTTAAAAATAAGACATCAGGTAGACTATATTCAATACCCTGCATCGGTGATCCTTTCAGCAAGGAGGTAA
- a CDS encoding carboxypeptidase-like regulatory domain-containing protein, with translation MMNATVLPTLLSVLLILCTAARGQHISGKVLDTETQKPLAYVHVSIESGQKGTVTNRFGNFRLEISKATELQFSSIGYITYYQLVDPAADSSFTVYLIPDTHLLSEVLVFSSRINMLKRPERTPIKVPVLLSQKKSKPIETGSWVWDMSWYPEIREIVMPPQQIGGILYGPFSYFSTQEKQKRKMKAVRKRERDLNAYHTTLEDEDFKQETLKALDMKAREYDSLLIIFNQEHTDLVANASENEAMTMLYLFFQEQLGK, from the coding sequence ATGATGAATGCTACAGTTCTGCCTACGCTACTCTCAGTTCTACTTATTCTTTGTACTGCCGCAAGGGGACAACATATCAGTGGTAAAGTGCTGGATACGGAAACACAAAAGCCTCTCGCTTATGTACATGTGAGCATAGAGAGTGGTCAGAAGGGGACAGTAACCAACAGGTTTGGAAACTTTAGACTAGAGATCAGTAAAGCTACTGAATTACAGTTTTCTTCCATTGGCTATATCACCTACTATCAGCTGGTTGATCCTGCTGCTGATAGCAGCTTTACGGTCTACCTTATTCCCGACACCCATCTGCTCAGCGAAGTATTAGTATTTTCCAGTAGAATCAATATGTTAAAGCGGCCAGAGCGTACGCCAATTAAAGTACCTGTTCTTTTATCGCAAAAAAAATCTAAACCCATAGAGACAGGCAGTTGGGTATGGGATATGAGTTGGTATCCTGAGATAAGAGAAATAGTTATGCCTCCACAGCAAATTGGTGGCATACTCTATGGACCATTCTCATACTTCTCGACTCAGGAGAAACAAAAAAGAAAGATGAAGGCCGTACGCAAAAGAGAAAGAGACCTAAATGCCTATCATACAACTCTGGAGGATGAGGATTTCAAGCAGGAGACACTCAAGGCTTTAGACATGAAAGCCAGAGAATATGACAGTCTGCTGATCATATTCAACCAAGAACATACTGATCTGGTTGCCAACGCAAGTGAAAATGAAGCCATGACTATGCTTTACTTATTTTTTCAGGAGCAGCTTGGCAAATAG
- a CDS encoding amidohydrolase family protein codes for MKLLHTSSLSLLCSFLPFLASGQDKNEEEKWNVSQTHGPASEVTITTNEGTWMNLDVSPDGQRIAFDLLGDIFTLPIGGGEARLIREGHAYESQPRFSPEGSQIAFTSDAGGGDNIWLMNTDGSNAQQVTKEDFRLLNNPAWTPDGQYIVARKHFTSGRSLGAGEMWMYHISGGSGIQLTERKNDQQDVNEPTVSPDGRFVYYSEDMYPGGYFQYNKDPNSQIYVIKRYDRKTGEIATVTGGPGGACRPQVSNDGKKLAFVRRVRTKSILFVHDLESGEEWPIYDGLSKDQQEAWAIFGTYPGFDWMPDDKAIVIWGEGKLWKVDIDQVNATEIPFTVSATHQIEEALHFEHEPAPERFTAKVIRHAITSPDEKTLIFHALGYLWKKSLPDGKPERLTKGADFEFEPAISKDGNSLAYTSWNDETYGALYQLKLNERRATPVKLTTLKGSFRTPAFSPDGKMIVFRKESGNSDQGYNFDKEPGLYLMGSDGGNVRKITDEGEFPMFSPDGQRIYYQTGGSLFGSLDKKFKSVNLNGEDEQTHFTSKYATQFVPSPDGKWIAFTELFKVYIAAFPQAGKGIELSADTKAIPVTQVARDAGINLHWSADSEKLHWTLGEEYFTTELSNSFAFMEGAPDELSPVDTTGLKVGLEVDFDKPEGVLALRGARLITMKGDEVIENGTILIEDNRIKAIGSTDEVEIPNSAKVMDVSGKTIIPGIIDVHAHAQHFRLGLNPQKHWPYYANLAYGVTTMHDPSANTEMVFAFSEMVKAGNIVGPRVFSTGVILYGAEGDFKAKINNLDDARSAIRRTKAFGAFSVKSYNQPRRDQRQQIIQAAREEEILVVPEGGSFFFHNMSMILDGHSSIEHNIPVAPLYDDVLQLWAASKTTYTPTLIVNYGGLNGEYYFYQNSKVWEKEHLLTFTPRGVIDSRSRHRTMVPDEEYDHGHILTSESCKALADQGVKVNLGAHGQLQGLGAHWELWMLEQGGMSEMEALKAATIDGAYYLGMDKHIGSLEEGKLADLVVLDANPLDDIRNTEQVSHTMVNGRLYDAKSMNEVGLYDQARSKFYWEQNKYNQQFDFHMETCSFLTPQCHCGVH; via the coding sequence ATGAAGCTACTACACACCTCTTCCCTATCCTTATTATGTTCCTTTCTTCCTTTTCTGGCGTCCGGGCAGGATAAAAATGAAGAGGAAAAGTGGAACGTAAGCCAGACGCACGGTCCTGCCAGTGAAGTTACAATTACTACTAACGAAGGTACCTGGATGAACCTGGATGTCAGTCCCGATGGACAGCGTATTGCTTTTGACCTTTTAGGTGATATTTTTACCCTGCCCATTGGCGGAGGTGAAGCTCGACTGATACGTGAAGGTCATGCTTATGAAAGCCAGCCCCGCTTTAGCCCGGAAGGCTCACAGATTGCCTTCACCAGCGATGCCGGAGGAGGTGATAATATCTGGCTGATGAATACCGATGGCAGCAATGCGCAACAGGTCACCAAAGAAGATTTCAGGCTGCTTAATAACCCTGCCTGGACACCTGACGGGCAGTACATTGTGGCCCGCAAGCACTTCACCTCCGGCCGGTCTTTAGGTGCGGGAGAGATGTGGATGTACCACATCAGTGGAGGGAGCGGCATACAACTGACAGAACGTAAAAATGACCAGCAGGATGTCAATGAGCCCACTGTCTCGCCTGACGGCCGCTTTGTTTACTATAGCGAGGATATGTATCCCGGAGGCTATTTTCAGTACAATAAAGACCCGAACAGCCAGATTTATGTAATCAAACGCTATGACCGTAAGACCGGAGAAATAGCTACCGTAACCGGTGGTCCGGGAGGCGCCTGTCGTCCGCAGGTTTCTAACGATGGCAAAAAGCTGGCTTTTGTTCGCAGGGTAAGAACCAAATCCATCCTGTTTGTTCATGATCTGGAAAGCGGAGAAGAGTGGCCGATTTATGATGGACTTAGCAAAGACCAGCAGGAAGCCTGGGCCATTTTTGGTACTTACCCCGGCTTTGACTGGATGCCCGATGATAAAGCCATCGTGATCTGGGGAGAAGGTAAACTTTGGAAAGTTGACATTGATCAGGTGAATGCTACAGAGATTCCTTTTACAGTAAGTGCTACCCATCAGATTGAAGAAGCGCTGCATTTTGAGCATGAGCCCGCTCCTGAGCGGTTTACTGCAAAGGTAATACGCCATGCGATTACTTCTCCCGATGAGAAAACATTGATTTTTCATGCCCTGGGCTATCTCTGGAAAAAATCCCTTCCTGATGGCAAACCAGAACGGCTCACTAAGGGAGCGGATTTTGAATTTGAACCGGCAATTTCCAAAGATGGCAATTCCCTTGCATATACAAGCTGGAACGATGAAACTTATGGCGCACTGTATCAACTCAAGCTCAATGAAAGAAGGGCTACACCGGTAAAGCTTACCACCCTCAAGGGAAGTTTTCGTACTCCTGCCTTTTCACCCGATGGTAAAATGATTGTGTTTCGCAAAGAGTCAGGGAACAGCGATCAGGGCTATAATTTTGACAAAGAACCCGGTCTTTATCTCATGGGTTCGGATGGAGGAAATGTGAGAAAAATCACCGATGAAGGTGAGTTTCCCATGTTCAGCCCGGACGGTCAGCGAATCTACTATCAGACAGGAGGCTCCCTATTCGGCTCACTGGACAAAAAGTTCAAGAGTGTCAATCTGAATGGAGAAGATGAGCAGACTCATTTTACTTCCAAATACGCTACGCAGTTTGTCCCCAGCCCGGATGGCAAGTGGATTGCCTTTACTGAGCTTTTCAAGGTATACATCGCGGCTTTTCCTCAGGCGGGTAAAGGCATAGAACTTAGTGCCGACACCAAAGCTATTCCTGTCACGCAGGTAGCCCGTGACGCAGGCATCAACCTGCACTGGTCTGCCGATAGTGAAAAACTTCACTGGACACTGGGTGAAGAATATTTTACTACTGAGCTGAGCAATAGCTTCGCCTTTATGGAAGGTGCTCCCGATGAATTATCTCCTGTGGATACCACAGGACTTAAAGTAGGGCTGGAAGTTGATTTTGATAAGCCGGAAGGAGTACTAGCATTACGAGGAGCCCGCCTCATCACCATGAAAGGCGATGAAGTGATTGAAAACGGTACCATTCTGATTGAGGATAACCGTATCAAGGCAATAGGCTCAACCGATGAAGTGGAGATCCCGAATTCAGCCAAAGTAATGGATGTCAGTGGCAAAACCATCATCCCCGGCATCATAGATGTGCATGCGCATGCGCAGCATTTCCGCCTGGGGCTTAACCCTCAGAAGCACTGGCCTTATTATGCCAACCTGGCTTATGGTGTTACCACCATGCACGACCCTTCGGCTAATACCGAGATGGTCTTTGCCTTTTCTGAGATGGTTAAAGCCGGTAATATAGTAGGTCCAAGAGTATTTTCCACCGGAGTTATCCTCTACGGTGCCGAGGGAGATTTTAAAGCCAAGATCAATAACCTTGATGATGCTCGATCTGCCATTCGTCGTACCAAAGCTTTTGGAGCTTTTTCAGTCAAAAGCTATAACCAGCCCCGTCGTGACCAGCGTCAGCAAATCATACAGGCAGCCCGTGAAGAAGAGATTTTAGTAGTTCCTGAAGGTGGTTCATTCTTTTTTCATAATATGAGCATGATCCTGGACGGACATTCCAGTATTGAGCATAATATTCCGGTTGCTCCACTTTACGATGATGTGTTACAGCTATGGGCAGCCAGCAAAACTACGTATACGCCTACGCTGATCGTCAATTATGGTGGGCTGAATGGTGAATATTATTTTTACCAGAATTCTAAAGTTTGGGAGAAAGAACATCTGCTCACATTTACTCCCCGGGGAGTGATTGATTCCCGCTCACGTCATCGGACTATGGTGCCTGATGAGGAGTATGATCATGGTCATATTCTGACTTCTGAAAGCTGCAAAGCTTTGGCAGACCAGGGTGTAAAAGTAAACCTGGGCGCTCATGGTCAGTTGCAGGGCTTAGGAGCTCACTGGGAACTCTGGATGCTGGAGCAGGGGGGCATGAGTGAGATGGAAGCGCTGAAAGCAGCGACTATAGATGGTGCTTATTATTTAGGCATGGACAAACATATCGGCTCGCTGGAAGAAGGTAAGCTGGCCGATCTGGTGGTGCTGGATGCCAACCCTCTGGATGATATCCGCAATACCGAGCAAGTAAGCCATACTATGGTCAACGGACGTTTATACGATGCCAAAAGTATGAATGAAGTAGGTCTTTATGATCAGGCAAGAAGCAAATTTTACTGGGAGCAGAATAAATACAATCAGCAGTTTGACTTCCATATGGAAACGTGCTCTTTCCTGACACCCCAGTGTCACTGTGGTGTACATTAG
- the secA gene encoding preprotein translocase subunit SecA produces the protein MLNKLLAKLFGSKSDKDIKEVMPMVEEIKAEYDKLQGISDDELRGKTFEVKAVIDGELESIDQQLKELHERVEQNPKMDINEKERVFAQIDKLEEDRNTVLEEVLLKVLPQAFAIVRETARRFKDNGKMEVNATLFDKQMAAKHEHISIEGEKSVWSNEWLAAGQKIKWDMLHYEVQLIGGIVLHQGKIAEMATGEGKTLVATLPAFLNALAKRGVHVITVNDYLAKRDAEWMAPLFQFHQMTVDCIDKYQPNSDERRAAYKADITYGTNNEFGFDYLRDNMAREMGDLVQRKHHFAMVDEVDSVLVDEARTPLIISGPVPKGDEHEFYELKPRISRLYEAQKKLVNELLQDAKKKVKEGNTQEGGLSLFRAHRGLPKYKPLIRFLSATGNKQIMQKTENFYLQDNSRNMPEADAPLYFTIEEKNNNIDLTEKGIDLITQTGEDPQFFIMPDIGTAIADLEKDEEMSDEEKVKQKDELIKDYAVKSQRIHTVNQLLKAYALFEIDQEYIIADGKIKIVDEQTGRVMDGRRYSDGLHQAIEAKENVKVEEATQTYATITLQNYFRMYHKLAGMTGTAETEAGEFWEIYKLDVVVIPTNRPIVRDDRQDLVFKTMREKFNAVVDEINELSEKGRPILVGTTSVEISEILSRMLKMRNVKHNVLNAKQHQREAEIVAEAGQPGTVTIATNMAGRGTDIKLSPESKQAGGLAIIGTERHESRRVDRQLRGRAGRQGDPGSSQFFVSLEDNLMRLFGSDRIAKLMDRMGLEEGEVIQHSMVTSSIERAQKKVEENNFAIRKRLLEYDNVMNQQREVIYERRKNALQGERLSMDIMTMLYDTCEDIVLGTKGVSNYESFKLTVLGTLAIDYPIEHAEFDQISENQLTENLYQYAYEQYGKKNEHVAQKSLPVLKNIKETRGATVENILVPFTNGKMQLGVSANLQKVIDTEGGAMIQAMEKAITLAIIDQNWKEHLREMDDLKQSVQNAVYEQKDPLLIYKFEAFELFKRFIAKVNEETISFLMKADIPVQSSEQVREARSVRQKQQKLKESKEEVSSSLDRGSAANAAAAQRNRPPAEPVQPAKTTKVAGRNDRVNVQYSDGSIKKNVKFKTVEDDLKNNRCVIVDD, from the coding sequence ATGCTAAATAAATTACTGGCAAAACTATTCGGCAGTAAATCTGACAAAGATATCAAAGAGGTCATGCCAATGGTTGAGGAGATTAAAGCTGAATATGATAAGCTGCAAGGCATAAGTGATGATGAGCTGAGAGGCAAAACTTTTGAAGTAAAAGCGGTGATTGATGGTGAGTTAGAAAGCATTGATCAGCAACTCAAAGAGCTTCATGAACGTGTAGAGCAAAACCCCAAAATGGATATAAATGAAAAAGAAAGGGTTTTTGCACAGATAGATAAATTGGAAGAAGACCGCAATACGGTACTGGAGGAGGTATTGCTAAAAGTATTACCTCAGGCGTTTGCGATCGTAAGAGAAACTGCACGTCGCTTCAAGGACAATGGTAAAATGGAGGTAAACGCCACGCTCTTTGATAAGCAGATGGCCGCCAAACATGAGCACATAAGCATAGAAGGTGAGAAGTCAGTATGGAGCAACGAGTGGCTGGCTGCCGGACAGAAAATCAAATGGGATATGCTGCATTACGAGGTGCAGCTCATCGGAGGTATCGTGTTACATCAGGGTAAAATCGCAGAGATGGCTACCGGTGAAGGTAAAACGCTGGTAGCTACCCTGCCAGCTTTCCTGAATGCCCTGGCCAAGCGTGGCGTGCATGTGATTACAGTCAACGATTATCTGGCCAAAAGAGATGCCGAGTGGATGGCACCTCTTTTCCAGTTTCATCAAATGACAGTGGATTGTATTGACAAATACCAGCCTAACTCTGATGAACGACGCGCTGCCTATAAAGCAGACATCACTTATGGTACTAATAATGAGTTTGGTTTTGATTATCTGCGTGACAACATGGCCCGTGAAATGGGTGACCTGGTACAGCGTAAACATCACTTCGCGATGGTGGATGAGGTTGACTCCGTACTGGTAGACGAAGCCCGTACACCGCTGATTATTTCCGGACCCGTTCCAAAAGGAGATGAGCATGAGTTTTACGAGCTAAAGCCTCGTATTTCTCGTTTGTATGAAGCACAGAAAAAGCTTGTGAACGAACTGCTACAGGATGCCAAGAAGAAAGTAAAGGAAGGAAATACGCAGGAAGGTGGGCTTTCGCTATTCAGAGCGCACCGTGGGTTGCCCAAATACAAACCTCTGATCCGCTTTCTCAGCGCGACGGGCAACAAGCAGATCATGCAAAAAACTGAGAACTTTTATCTGCAGGATAATTCTCGCAATATGCCTGAAGCGGATGCTCCTCTATACTTTACAATAGAAGAGAAAAATAACAATATTGACCTTACAGAGAAAGGGATTGATTTAATAACGCAAACAGGTGAAGACCCACAATTTTTCATCATGCCGGATATTGGTACGGCTATCGCTGATCTGGAGAAAGATGAAGAAATGAGCGATGAAGAAAAGGTGAAGCAAAAAGATGAGCTGATTAAAGATTATGCCGTAAAATCGCAGCGTATCCATACGGTCAACCAGTTATTAAAGGCATACGCGCTTTTTGAAATTGATCAGGAGTACATCATTGCTGATGGCAAAATCAAAATTGTAGATGAACAGACAGGTAGGGTGATGGATGGCCGCCGCTATTCAGACGGTCTGCACCAGGCCATTGAAGCCAAAGAGAATGTGAAAGTAGAAGAGGCTACCCAGACCTATGCTACCATTACTTTGCAGAATTACTTCCGCATGTACCATAAGCTGGCGGGTATGACAGGTACTGCCGAAACAGAAGCAGGGGAGTTCTGGGAAATTTACAAGCTGGATGTGGTAGTGATCCCTACCAACCGCCCAATCGTTCGGGATGACCGCCAGGACCTGGTGTTCAAAACCATGCGCGAGAAATTTAATGCGGTAGTAGATGAAATCAATGAGCTGTCTGAAAAAGGCCGCCCCATATTAGTAGGTACTACCTCGGTGGAGATTTCTGAGATTTTGAGCCGCATGCTCAAGATGAGGAATGTGAAACATAACGTACTAAATGCGAAACAACACCAGCGGGAGGCAGAAATAGTAGCAGAAGCCGGTCAACCCGGTACAGTGACTATTGCTACTAACATGGCAGGCCGTGGTACGGACATCAAGCTTTCACCAGAGTCAAAACAGGCTGGTGGACTGGCGATTATAGGTACTGAGCGGCATGAGTCACGTCGTGTGGACCGCCAGCTCAGAGGGCGTGCCGGTCGTCAGGGTGATCCGGGCTCTTCACAGTTTTTTGTGTCCCTGGAAGATAACCTGATGCGTCTGTTTGGTTCTGACCGTATTGCCAAACTGATGGACCGCATGGGACTGGAAGAAGGTGAGGTGATCCAGCATTCTATGGTGACCAGCTCCATTGAAAGAGCGCAGAAAAAAGTAGAGGAAAACAATTTTGCTATCCGTAAACGCCTGCTGGAATACGATAACGTCATGAACCAGCAACGTGAGGTAATCTATGAAAGACGTAAAAATGCCCTGCAGGGAGAAAGACTTTCCATGGATATCATGACGATGCTGTATGATACTTGCGAAGACATTGTACTTGGTACCAAAGGGGTAAGTAATTACGAAAGCTTTAAGCTGACTGTATTGGGAACGCTAGCTATTGATTACCCAATTGAACATGCCGAATTTGATCAGATTTCTGAAAACCAACTGACAGAAAATCTGTATCAATACGCTTATGAGCAGTACGGCAAAAAGAATGAACACGTAGCTCAGAAGTCCCTGCCAGTACTGAAAAACATCAAAGAGACCCGAGGGGCAACGGTAGAAAATATTCTGGTGCCTTTTACCAATGGGAAAATGCAACTGGGTGTATCAGCCAACCTTCAGAAAGTAATTGACACCGAAGGGGGAGCTATGATACAGGCGATGGAAAAAGCTATTACCTTGGCAATCATTGACCAAAACTGGAAAGAACATCTGCGCGAGATGGATGATCTGAAACAGTCAGTTCAAAATGCGGTATATGAGCAGAAAGATCCGCTCCTAATCTATAAGTTTGAGGCTTTTGAACTGTTTAAGCGGTTTATTGCCAAAGTCAATGAAGAAACGATTTCCTTCCTGATGAAAGCTGATATCCCGGTACAAAGCTCTGAACAGGTAAGAGAAGCCCGGTCTGTAAGACAAAAGCAACAAAAGCTCAAAGAATCCAAAGAGGAAGTTTCTTCCTCACTTGACAGAGGCAGCGCAGCCAATGCTGCAGCAGCCCAGAGAAACCGTCCGCCTGCTGAGCCGGTACAGCCTGCGAAAACCACCAAAGTAGCAGGTAGGAACGATAGGGTGAATGTTCAATATAGTGATGGAAGTATCAAGAAAAATGTTAAGTTTAAAACCGTTGAAGATGACCTTAAAAATAATCGTTGCGTAATCGTGGATGATTAA
- a CDS encoding sulfatase, translating to MRKIIFLLSLLTFYACQPQEQETHDQRPNILFAIADDASFPHMGAYGTNWVNTPAFDRVASEGLLFNNAYTPNAKCAPSRSCILTGRNSWQLEEAANHVPFFPAKFTTFMESLAEHGYFTGHTAKGWSPGDPGERNGKRRELTGPAFNEYMTTPPAEFMSNNDYARNFEDFLQARPDSLPFCFWFGAIEPHRAYEYGAGINKGGKQIDQIDEVPEFWPDTDSVRTDMLDYAYEIEYFDQHLMRMLEILEENGQLDNTIIVVTADNGMPFPRVKGNAYELSNHLPLAMMWTKGIKNAGRKIDDFISFIDFAPTFMELAQISPEQNSMQVMQGKSMTDIFQAEKEGMVNPDRDHVLIGKERHDVGRPNDWGYPIRGIVTDDLLYVQNFEPDRWPSGNPETGYLNTDGGATKTQILNMRYEEDMRAYWLMNFGKRPAEELYRIDEDPDCVHNLALNPEYTPMLEELKVRMLAELQAQGDPRMMGNGHVFDEYTYANESNRNFYERYMEGEEVNHGWVNDSDFQEEEE from the coding sequence ATGAGAAAAATCATTTTTCTTCTTTCCCTGCTTACTTTTTATGCTTGCCAGCCTCAGGAGCAGGAAACACATGACCAAAGACCCAATATTCTCTTTGCCATCGCAGATGACGCTTCCTTTCCCCATATGGGAGCATACGGCACTAATTGGGTAAATACACCGGCCTTTGATCGCGTAGCCAGCGAAGGCCTCTTGTTTAATAATGCTTACACGCCCAACGCAAAATGCGCGCCTTCCCGTTCATGTATACTCACTGGCCGCAATTCCTGGCAGTTGGAAGAGGCTGCCAATCATGTACCCTTCTTTCCTGCAAAATTCACCACTTTCATGGAAAGCCTGGCTGAGCATGGTTACTTTACCGGGCATACTGCCAAAGGCTGGTCTCCCGGTGATCCGGGAGAGAGGAACGGAAAAAGAAGAGAGCTTACCGGACCGGCCTTCAACGAATATATGACCACCCCGCCCGCAGAGTTTATGAGCAATAACGATTATGCCAGAAACTTTGAGGATTTTCTCCAAGCTCGTCCGGATTCGCTACCCTTCTGCTTTTGGTTTGGTGCCATTGAGCCTCATCGTGCCTATGAATACGGCGCGGGTATCAACAAAGGAGGTAAACAAATTGATCAGATTGATGAGGTTCCGGAATTTTGGCCTGACACTGATTCGGTACGCACCGATATGCTGGACTATGCTTACGAAATTGAATATTTTGATCAGCACCTTATGAGGATGCTGGAAATTCTAGAAGAAAATGGACAGCTGGATAATACTATTATTGTTGTCACCGCCGACAATGGTATGCCCTTTCCACGGGTAAAAGGTAACGCTTATGAATTGTCAAATCATTTGCCGCTTGCCATGATGTGGACGAAAGGCATAAAAAACGCAGGCCGTAAGATTGATGATTTTATCAGTTTCATTGACTTCGCTCCTACCTTTATGGAGCTGGCACAAATCTCTCCCGAACAGAACAGTATGCAGGTGATGCAGGGAAAGTCCATGACGGATATATTTCAGGCAGAAAAAGAGGGAATGGTCAACCCTGACCGTGACCATGTACTTATCGGAAAAGAGCGGCATGACGTAGGCAGACCGAATGACTGGGGCTATCCCATCAGGGGAATAGTTACAGATGACTTGCTGTATGTTCAAAACTTTGAGCCGGACCGGTGGCCCTCCGGTAATCCTGAAACAGGCTACCTGAATACCGATGGAGGTGCTACCAAAACGCAGATATTAAACATGCGCTATGAAGAAGACATGCGTGCGTATTGGCTGATGAATTTTGGCAAGCGTCCGGCAGAAGAGCTGTACCGCATTGATGAAGACCCTGATTGTGTACACAATTTAGCGCTCAACCCGGAATACACACCTATGCTGGAAGAACTAAAAGTACGCATGCTGGCAGAATTACAGGCGCAGGGAGATCCTCGAATGATGGGCAATGGGCACGTTTTTGATGAATATACATATGCTAATGAGTCCAATCGCAATTTCTATGAGCGCTACATGGAAGGCGAAGAGGTAAATCATGGCTGGGTCAATGATAGCGATTTCCAGGAAGAGGAGGAGTAG